The nucleotide window CGTCCTGCTCCCGAATCCACCGCTCGATGACGGCGACGACGTGCGCTCGCTCGGAATCCGACAGCGCGCGGCCCTTCGGAATGCGGTGCCACTTGACCAGGCAGCCCCGGCAGCAGGTTGCGGTTGCGTGCTGGGCGACGAACACCGGGTGCCCGCGCATGGGCGTCTGCTTGCCGTCGTTCTGCGGCTCGGCGGGAGCCAGGCGGGCGGCGATCATCTCGTCGGCGTGGCGCAGCACGGTCTCCATCCCCTTGGCGCGCAGGTACGCCAGGTCCGCTCCCCGCAGCCGGAAGCGGCGGCGGAAGGTGGAGCGGCCGAGCGCCTGGAAGAGCGCGTCGAGCGGATCGGGGGAGATTTGCGTCATGTGCGGCGGTACACGCGCGGCGGAATGATGATGCGAAAGATGGATCGCGCCCTCGCGTGACGGAGCGCGGCGGTGTATCGTCCTGTCTTGCGACACGCCACCGCCGACACTCGCCCCATACACAGCCGAATGGCACTTCCGAACGAC belongs to Longimicrobium sp. and includes:
- a CDS encoding DUF4186 domain-containing protein encodes the protein MTQISPDPLDALFQALGRSTFRRRFRLRGADLAYLRAKGMETVLRHADEMIAARLAPAEPQNDGKQTPMRGHPVFVAQHATATCCRGCLVKWHRIPKGRALSDSERAHVVAVIERWIREQDATAPGSLDAAPHPDAQLGMDLG